DNA from Thermodesulfobacteriota bacterium:
CCCAGGAAGGTTTTATCCCGGTGGCTCCGGTCCCTTCTGGCCACCGCAACGGAATTCTGTTCGATATCCCGCGGCCCGATCTCGACCCGCAGGGGAATGCCCTTTTTGATCCATTCCCAGTTCCGGGCCCCGCCGAGGTCCCGGGCATCCGTCTCCACCGTCAGGGGTCGCCCGGCGTAGGTTATGCTCCTGAGCCGCCGGGCCAGATTATCCACCACCGTCATCACCGTCTGGCGGTCGGTTTCCTTGCGGATGATCGGCAGCAGCACCACATGGGCCGGGGATATGCGGGGAGGCATGACCATGCCGTCGTCGTCGGCATGGCACATGATCAGCCCCCCGATAAGCCGGGTGGACACCCCCCAGGAGGTAGTCCAGGCGAAAGCCTCTTCGCCCTTCTCCGTCTGGAAACGGATATCCGAGGCCCGGGCGAAATTCTGGCCCAGCATGTGGGAAGTGCCGGCCTGCAAGGCCTTCCGGTCCTGCATCATGGCCTCGATGCAACGCGTTTCCACGGCGCCGGGGAAGCGCTCCGTTTCGGTTTTCCGGCCCTTGATGACCGGAATGGCCAGGTAGTCCCTGGCCAGGAGCTCATACATATCCAGCATCTGCGCCATGCGCTCGGTGGCCTCGGCCTCGGTGGCGTGGGCAGTATGGCCTTCCTGCCATAAAAACTCGGTGGTCCTCAGAAAAATCCGGGTGCGCATCTCCCAGCGGACAACATTGGCCCACTGATTGATGACTACCGGCAGGTCCCGGTAACTCTTCACCCATCGGGAGAAAGCGTCGCCGATAATGGTCTCCGACGTCGGCCGGACAATGAGCGGCTCGGCCAGCGGTCCGGCCGGAGCCAATCCCTGACCGGATTTTTCCAGCCGGTGGTGGGTGACGACGGCGCACTCCTTGGCGAACCCTTCCACATGGGCCGCTTCCTTTTCCAGAAACGCCAGGGGGATGAAAATGGGAAAATAGGCGTTCTTCACGCCGCAGGACTTGAACATGCCGTCCAGCGTGAAACGGATATTTTCCCACAACTCGTATCCCCACGGTTTGATGACCATGCAGCCGCGGACCGGCGAGAGTTCCGCCATGTCCGCCGCCCGGACGACCTGCTGATACCACTCGGCATAATTCTCCGCCCGTGTCGGGGAGATGCCCTGCTGCTCCTGCTTTGCCATGTTACTCCTTTTTGTCGCTCTTCCTGCGCCACTGTTTTTCCAGCCGCTGGGCTTCCTTCAGCAGCGCCTCCACCAGTTTATCTTCGGGCATGGTCTTTACGATCCGTCCCTTTTTAAACAACACACCCGCGCCGTCTCCGCCGGCAATGCCCACATCCGCGCCTTTGGCTTCCCCGGGACCGTTGACGGCACAGCCCATCACCGCCACGGTAAAGGGCGCCCGCATCTTCATCAGACTCCGCTCCACCGCTTCGGCGATGGAAAACAGGTCGATCCGGCACCGGCCGCAGGTGGGGCAGGAGATGATTTCCGGCCCGACCCGGCGGATGTCCAGAGCTTTTAAAATTTCAAAACCGGCCCGCACCTCCTCCACCGGATCCCGGGTCAGGGAAACGCGGATGGTATCGCCGATACCGTCGGCCAGCAGCAGGCCGATGCCCACGGACGACTTGACCAGTCCGGGTACCAGCCCGCCGGCCTCGGTCACCCCGACGTGAAGCGGATAGTCACACTGTTCGGCCACCAGCCGGTAACAGGCCACCGTGCGGTGTACGTCCGAGGCCTTGACCGATATTTTGATATTGTCAAAGCCGGCTGCTTCGAAAATGGCGATATTGCGAAAAACACTCTCGGCCATGGCCGCGGCCGTCGGGCCGCCATGTTTCTTTAACAGGTCCTTTTCCACGGATCCGGCATTCACGCCGATGCGGATGGGCACACCCTTTTCTTTTGCCCGGGCGATCACTTTGCATGTCTTGTCCCGACCGCCGATGTTGCCGGGGTTGATGCGCAGGCCGTCGGCGCCGGCTTCCAGCGCGGCCACGGCCAGGCGCCAGTTGAAATGGACATCGGCAATCAACGGGATCCGGATCTGTTTTTTAATAGCGGCAATGGCTTCGGCCGCGTCCATGTCCGGCACCGCCACCCGGACGATCTCACAGCCGGCTTCCTGCAAACGGTCGATCTGGGCCACCGTTGCCGCCACGTCGGACGTGTCGGTATTGGTCATGGACTGAACGGCGATGGGCGCGCCGCCGCCCACGGGTACCGGGCCGACATGAATCCGCCGCGTTTTCCTCCTTTTGATGTTAAAAGCCGTCATGACATTGACCTGCCGTAGACATCCTCAAGCCGTTCGATGTCCGTCTCGCCCAGGACCTCACCGGTCTGAACTTCGATCACGTCCAGAACGCCGTCGCCGATGTTTTCCAGCCGGTGCACAACACCCGGGGGGATGTCCACCGAGGCGTTGGCCGTCAATTCAAGAACCTGATCGCCCTTGCGGACCAGGGCCCGGCCGGACAGCACCACCCAGTGCTCGGCCCGGTGGCGATGCCGCTGCAGTGACAGCTTCTCCCCGCGCCTGACTGTCAGCCGGTTGACGTGAAACCGCCCGGAGATCACCAACTGCTCGCAGGTACCCCAGGGCCGGTACCCGGTCTTGTGGTTCAGGGCCTCCCGCCGGCTGCCCTGCTTTAGCTGGTCGACGATGGCCTTTACGTCCTGGGCCCGGTCGCGGGGCGAAATCAGGACGGCGTCGGCGGTCTCCACGATAATATGGTTGTCGATGCCGACCGCCGCCAGCATCCGGGAGGTGGACCTCAGGTAGCAGTTGGTGACGTCCCGGGTGACCACGTCCCCCTCGATCACGTTCCGATCCCCATCCTTGTCGCCTACGCCCCACAGGGCTTCCCAGGAACCGAGATCGTTCCAGCGGGCGGCCAGCGGTACCATCACGCCCCGGTCCGTTTTTTCCATGACGGCGTAGTCAATGGAGTCAGAGGGGCAGGCTTCAAACATTTTCTCATCCAGCCGGAAGAAATCCAGGTCGACTCGTCCTTTGACGACCGCTTCCCGGCAATGATGCACGATATCAGGCGCGAATCTTTCCAGTTCCGACAGCATCGCCGCGGCCTTGAACATGAACATACCGCTGTTCCAGAAATACCGGCCGGTCCGGAGATAGTCTTCGGCCGTCTGTCTGTCCGGTTTCTCGACAAAGGCGTCGATCCGGGCTGCCTTGGCAAATTCCAGCGGCACCCCACCGGAAATCTCCGGAGGGCTGCCTTTCCGTATGTACCCGTAACCCGTTTCCGGGGCAGCCGGAACCACGCCGAAGGCGATCAGGGCGCCCAGGTCGGCGAAAAAGCGACCGACGGTCAACGCCTCGGAAAAGGAATATCCGTCGGCAAAACGACCGTCCTCTATGTAATGATCGGAAGGCATGACCAGCAGGGTTGGATCACCGTCCCGTTCCAGGGCCGCCAGGGCTGCCACCGCCACCGCCGGAGCGGTATTCCGGCCGAATGGCTCCAGGATGATCCGGTCCGGAGCGGCCTCGATCTTGCGCATCTGTTCGGCCACCATGAAGCGATGAATTTCGTTACACAGGACAATGGGACGGCCCATGTCCGGAACGCCGGCCAGGCGCCGCACGGTCGCCTGGATCATGGTATCCGAACCGGTCAGGGGCATCAGTTGCTTGGGATAAAACTGCCGGGAAAGCGGCCAGAGCCGCGTGCCGGATCCCCCGGCAAGAATAACGGGGAACAGCATCTTTCCTCCGGAACACTATTGACCGACAGGGCCGTCCGCGACACGACGTCCGCAAATCGCTCACCGGCCCGCCAGCGCGGGCCATCCGTCAGCGCGAAAAACCCGCCCTTTCAACGATAAACCAGGGATTGGTCATATTCTCCCTGTTATAAACCATGGGCTGCCCGGTTTCATGACAGTAAAAACGGGCCCCGGCGTTCTCGGCCACGGCCTGTCCCGCCGCGATATCCCATTCCATGGTCGGCCCCAGCCGGGGATAAATATCCGCCTCGCCGGCCGCCACCAGGCAGATTTTCAGGGAACTGCCGGCGCTGGTGAACTCCACCTCGCCGTGCGCCTCCCGCATCTTTTCCACAAAGTCCCTGACCTCATCGGTCAGGTGGGAACGGCTGCCGACAATCTTGAGCGTGCTCCGCGGGGGGAGCGCTCTGGGCAGAGATGTCGCCCGGGCCAGGACCTCCTCGACGGACCGGATATTCCCCGTGCCGACGTCGTCAATGACGCTCTGGTCCTCAATCACATAAGCGCCCAGCCCCCTGGCGCCGAAATAGAGCAGGGACTTGACGGGCACCAGCACAACGCCCATGACCGGGGCGTCGTTGTCGATCAGGGCGATATTGACGGTGAACTCCCCGTTGCGCTTGACGAACTCCTTGGTGCCGTCCAGGGGATCGACCATCCACAACCGTTTCCATTGGCGTCTCTCGGGAAAAGGGATGTTCCGGCCTTCTTCACTTAGAATCGGAATGCCCGTAGGCGCCAGATGCGCGGTGATGATCTCATGGGCCCGCCGGTCGGCCAGGGTCAGGGGAGTTTTGTCCTCCTTCTGCTCTACGGCGAAATCCGAATGATACACGTCCAGAATCGCCTGGCCGGCTTCGGCACCGGCCCGAAGAGACACTAATAGCAACTGAAAATCATCGTCCATCCTGCTTGTTTCCCGGGGAGATTGGCGGTGGAGGCGGCATCCGGATTTGAACCGGAGATGTCGGTTTTGCAGACCGATGCCTTACCACTTGGCTATGCCGCCTCAAAAAAAAATGGAGCGGGAAACGGGATTTGAACCCGCGACTTCAACCTTGGCAAGGTTGCACTCTACCACTGAGTTATTCCCGCTCGTTGTGGATAAACCGTCTTTTAAACTTCTTTGTCTCTCCTTGTCAATAGAAAATTCATGAAATATTCGGGTCAGACCGGAAAAGGAATCATATCCAGACCGCGGTCTTCAGGAAGGCCGAACATGATATTCATGTTCTGCACCGCCTGCCCGGAAGCGCCCTTAACCAGATTATCGATGGCGGAAACCAGGATCAGTCGCCGGGTGGGGGCGTCCACGGCCACGCCGATATCGCAGTAGTTGCTGCCCCGCACGAACCGCGTTTCCGGGAACCGGCCTTCCGGACAGATCCGGACAAATTTCCGACCGCGGTAACAGTCGCCCAGGATATCCCGCACATCCCCGGCGGTCAGGTCTCCGGCCAGATCGGCATATACGGTCGACAGCATTCCCCTGATCATCGGCACCAGATGGGGCACGAAGGTCAGCCCCACGGGGCCGCCGGCCTCGGCGCTCAACACGCTTCTTATCTCCGGGGCGTGGCGGTGACCGTTCACCTTATAGGCCTTGAATGACTCGCTGACCTCACAGATATGCACGCCCAGTGACGGCGACCGGCCGGCGCCGCTGACGCCGGACTTGGAATCGGCAATTATGGCGGTGCCGCCGAGCACTTCCCGCCGGATCAGGGGAATCAGCGGGAGCAGGATACTGGTCGGATAGCAGCCGGGATTGCCCACCAGCCGAGCCTCCCTTATTTTCTCCTGATAGATCTCGCACAACCCGTAAACGCTCTGCCGGCAATAATCCGGGGCCGTGTGCTGGCGGTAAACCGTTTCATAGACCCCGGGATCGGAAAACCGGAAGTCCGCCGACAGGTCGATCACCCGGCAGCCCCGGTCCAGGAGCCCGGGAGCGATCGTCATGGGAAGTTCGTGCGGCAGGGCCGTAAATACGACATCCGCGTTTTCCGCCACTTCATCCGCTGAAAATTCCCGGCAAACGGCATCCACGTCGCCGGCAAAAGACGGATAGATATCCGCCACCGGCTGACCGATATACTGCCGGGACGTTACCATGGTGACTTCCACGTCCGGATGCCGGACCAGCAGCCGGATCAGTTCCGCCCCGGTATACCCGGTCGCGCCCACCACCACCGCTCTGATCATAATTCCTCTATCTTATTAAATAGTTATGTTTTATATGCGCACTTTTTAGCATTATTGGATAATCGCATCATTATAAAATGATGGCAATGAAAATTTATACGGTTTAAGGTTCAAGGTCCAGGGTTTGAGGTAAAACGCCCCTTGAACCTCAAACCGTGTACCTTAAACCTTCTTAATTCGACATTGCCGGGGAAAGTGAATCATGATAAAAAAACTCAAAAAACCATATGAAAGGAAGGAGAACAAACCATGTTCAATCCTGAAAAACTCCTGGGTGGACTGCTGCGCAGCGGCATGAAGCGCGGCGGTCTGGGGTCCCTGGTCTCCAGCGGCGCGGCCCTGGGGCTGCTGGGCGTGGCCATGGAAGCCGTGGAACATTATATGAACCGACCGGCCGGGACGGCCGGTAGTGGCATGATACCGCCGGCACCATCGTCAGCCGGAGCGGGTGTAGCGGGAACTGTACCTCCGCCCCCTCCCGGCCAGCCGGCGTCGGCGCCTCCCCCTCCCCCGCCGGGCGGACCGCCCGTCCCGCCCCCGGCTGCCGCCGACTCCGGTTCCGACCAGGCTGTTCTGCTGATCCGGGCCATGATCGCCGCGGCCAATGCCGACGGCGTCATCGACGCCCCGGAACGAACCGCCATCCTGGACCGGCTCAAGAGCGTCCAGTTGAGCCCGGAAGAGCATCAGTTCATCATGCAGGAACTGCTGGAGCCCAGACCCATGCGGGAGATCGCGGCGGCCGCCGCAACGCCTGAACTGGCGAGTCAGGTGTACCTGGCTTCCCTGCTGGCTATCACGGTGGATACGGATGAGGAACTGGACTACCTGCAGGGCCTGGCCAGAGCGCTTCGTTTGGACAAGGAAACCCTGGCCGCCCTCCATGAACAGGCCGGCGTCAATGTATTCTTTTAAAAGGAGATCCCCATGACCCAGTGGTTTTTGAGCTATGACGGTAACCAGATCGGCCCCATGGACCAGGCCCAGGCCGCGGCCCAGGCCCGCAAAAATTCAAACGGCTTTGCCTGGCGGGAAGGCTTTGCCCAGTGGCAGCCCATCGCCAGCGTCGGCGAACTGACCTCGCCCCAGGCGGCCCAGGCGGCCATGCCGCCGCCGGTAGGCGCCTCGCGGCGCTCCGATGAAATCGATTTTAAAATCATGGGCGCCGAGATGCAATTCGTCGAGATCGAGCTCGATCCCGGCGAAAGCGCCCTGGCCGAGGCCGGCGCCATGATGTACAAGGACAGCCGGGTGGAAATGCAGACCGTTTTCGGTGACGGCTCGGGCACGGGAGGCGGCGGCTTCATGGACAAGCTGCTGGGCGCCGGCAAGCGCCTGATCACCGGTGAGAGTCTGTTTATGACCGTCTTTACCAACAATGGCCAGGGCAAGGCCCACGCGGCCTTTGGCGCGCCCTACCCGGGCAATATCATTCCGGTGCATTTAAAAGAGATCGGCGGCGTTCTCATCTGCCAGAAGGACAGTTTCCTGTGCGCGGCCAAAGGTGTGGCCATCGGCATTTTTTTCCAGAAAAAAATCCTCACCGGCCTGTTCGGCGGCGAAGGCTTCATCATGCAGAAGCTGGAGGGCGACGGGCTGGTCTTCATGCACGCCGGCGGCACGGTGGTGGACCGGACCCTGAAGGCCGGGGAAACGCTGCACGTGGATACCGGCTGCATCGTGGCCCTGGAGCCCGGCGTGCAGTTCGACATCCAGCAGGCCGGCAACATCAAATCAGCCCTGTTTGGCGGTGAAGGACTTTTCTTCGCCACCCTGCAGGGACCCGGCCGGGTATGGCTCCAGTCCCTGCCCTTTTCGCGCCTGGCCGGCCGCATGCTCCAGGCGGCCCCCCAGCGCGGCGGCAGCACCGGCGAGGGATCCGTCCTGGGAGGATTGGGTACCCTTCTGGGCGGCGACAGATAAGACCGCCTAATCCTGTTGACACACCGGGACGGCCTTGCTATGGATAATGGGCCTAAAATAACCGTACCTTATTAATATATTGAAAACCGGTCTTCGGACCCAGACAAGAAAAGGAGAAAAGAACAATGTCAATGATGGATTATTCATGCAAGCAGTTTCTGACTGAACTCGCCTCCAAGGCCGCCGTCCCGGGCGGGGGCGGAGCCGCGGCCCTGGGCGGTGCCATCGGCATGTGCCTGAGCAACATGGTCGGCAACCTGACCGTGGGCAAGAAGAAATATGCCGAGGTCGAGGATGAGGTCAAGAAGCTCATGGATCGCGGTACCGAGATTATCGAAAAACTCAAGGAACTGGTGGACAAGGACGCCGAGGTGTTCGAGCCCCTTTCCAAAGCCTACGGACTGCCCAAGGACACCCCGGAACAGGCCAAGCAGAAGGAAATCACCATCGAGAACTGCAGCAAGGTAGCCTGCTCGGTGCCCATGGAGATCATGCGCTATGCCTATGAAGGCATCAAAATCCATCAGCGCATGGGCCAGATCGGATCCATGCTGGCCCTGTCGGACGTGGGTTGCGGCGTGACCTTTTTAAAGAGCGCCCTGGTCGCCGGAAGCCTTAATGTAATCATTAACCTTAATACAATCAAAGATCCGGATTTTAAGGGAAAAACGCAGACGGAAATGGACCAGCTGATTAACGACGGGTCCAAGCTGGCGGATGAAACCCTCAACCTGGTGATTACCAAACTGAAGAAATAAGGAGTTGCAAAATGGCGGAAATTCTGAAAGCGAAACCCGTGGTAGAAGCGATCAAAGCGGAACTGACGGAAAAGGTCGCTCAACTCAAAGGCCGCGGTATCTCTCCCAAGCTGGGCATCATCCGCGTCGGCGCCCGGCCGGACGACCTGTTCTATGAGGGCGGCGCCAAGAAAACCTGCGCCGGCATCGGCATGGAATGCGAAGTGTTCGAATATCCGGAAACCATCGGACAGGAAGACCTGGAAAAAGCCGTGACCGGCGTCGGCGCCAAAAAGGACGTGCACGGCATCCTCATGTTCTTCCCCCTGCCCAAGCATTTGGACGCCCGGAAAATCCGGGAACTGATCCCGGTGGAAAAAGACGTCGACTGCCTGACCACCGGCGGCGCCGCCAAGATCTTCACCGACGACCCCACCGGCTTTCCCCCCTGCACACCGACGGCCTGCATGGAGATGCTGCATTTCTACAACGTCCCCATCAAAGGCAAGAAGTGCACCGTGGTGGGCCGGTCCCTGGTCGTGGGCAAGCCCTTGGCCATGCTGCTGCTGCGTGAGCACGGCACGGTCACCATCTGCCATTCCCGGACCGAGAACCTGGCCGGCGTGTGCCAGGATGCCGAGATCCTGATCGCGGCCGTGGGCAAGGCCAAGATGGTCAAGGGCAATTTTGTCAAACCGGGCCAGATCGTCATCGACGTGGGCATCAACCCGGACCCGGACAACCCCGGCAAGTACTGCGGCGACGTGGATTTCGCGGAAGCCGAACCGATCGTAGCCAGAATCTCGCCGGTACCCGCCGGCGTGGGTTCGGTCACCACCTCGGTACTGTGCAAGCAGACCCTCAAAGCCTGCGAACAGCAAACAGCCTGATCGACCCGGACGGCACCGGGCTGACCAACGCCTGATTAAAGACAAAAAGCAGCTTTCCGACCCTCACATTCGATCGGAAAGCTGCTTTTTTTTGTTTATGGGCCAGGGTGTCCGCCTCTGGCATAAAACCTGGGACAATATCGGCAGGATCGGAAGTTAAGAGGGATTGAATCCCTGTTTGATCGATTCACCCCGCATCTTAAATTGAAGCGGAGGCGTATCATACGGCGTGCAGGGCAGAGGAGAGGTCATGCACCAGTTTTTATATAATGGCTTATAAAAAGTAATATTTTCCTCAACTATCTTAATGACAAACGCTTCTTCCTGGTGTTCCTTAACTAATTGATTGAGTTCCGCAACCGTTTGCATCTTTGGTTTTTTCCCCGCGCAATAAAGTGAGCCGATGGAAATGGAAAGGCAAAAAACGCTTACCACAACAGGCAGAGACCATTTATGTTCTGAAATGGATTTTATGAGCCTGCACAGCAGCGGCGCTATGGAAAACGAGCCGAAGACCAGCATGATTGAAAAACCGAATCGGATATCGGGTGCTGTCATAAACCAGAAAAGCACGCTGATCAGGGAGATCAGACAGGCAATTGGAAAGTCTGTGGCCCTATCTGTTTTCAAGACAAGAAAACTGACAAAAAAGACCAGTGAACAAAAAACGAAAAGCATAACGAACACCATATTATAATCCACGCTAATCCATGGGAGGAACCAATGCATGAACCCCTGCCCTAACACCTCCTGTGGAGAAAGCCCCGGCACCCTTGCCCAGGATGCAATCCACTGACTGTCTGAGACCAGCGTCCGCAGGGGAATCTTCCATTCCACATTAAAAAAATCCACATATCTGAATGGATAAATCAAATACCCGGAAACAATGACGTTTCTTATTAAAAAGGGGATGTATAAGGATACCACCGGCAGGCCGTAAGCAAATAGGGCCGTAAAATATTTTTTATTCTTTAAATCATCATACAGCAAATACAGGCCGTACAATCCCAGAGGCAGAAACGTCAGCTTGACGGTAATGGCGTAAAGACTGACCCACAACGCCATAATTTTACGCGCCGGGGACTTTTGCGTTTCCGCCATACTGATCAGCGCCATGGCGGCGATATAAAAAATGCCGCCGCCGATATCATTGGAAAGCGAGGGAAGATCCCGGATGAAGACCGGCAAGGCGATAAGCGAGAGGCTCTGCGCCACTGAAAGCACATCTATCTGCCGGCGCAAAACCCGGTTAAGCCCACCCGACCCCAGGCACAACAGGAAAATATACAAAAACGAGCTGAAAACATACGTCGTATTATTGTCAAACAAGGCATTGGTCAGAAAAAACGTGCTGGGATAGGCCAATCGCGTGTGTAAATTACCCAGTCCGGGCACTATGGAATATTGCTCATTCCACTTTAAAGCCTGGTCATGATACAGCCAGGTATCGTAGGTGGTCATGGGATTGAATGAGTAGAAAAGTATTTGTGTCAAAACGACAAAAAACACAAGAATGATGATCCAGTGGATTTGCCTGATGGCGGCGGCCTGCTGTTTCAATACGAAAGCGACAAACCTGCGGTCAACGGCCGCATAAAACGCGGCCATACCCACGGGGATCAGGTAAGAGTTGATCGGCAGGAAAAAATGCGTGACCAATAAGATGGCGGTAAGCGCCGCTGTTCCCAGCGCCCACAACGACCACAAGGGTATGGGATCCGGCTTATCTTCTTTGATGGCAATCGTAATCAGCCTCAGCGTGGCGATCCCGAGAAGCAGCAAAAGAAGGGCACAAAATAGCCACTGTCCAGCCAGCAGAATTTTCATTAAAATACCTGATAAAAGTCGGATCAACCAGCCGCCATGACAAATAATGTCACTGGATCATAACATTATTTGTAAAACACTTCCCTCCGTCGAAAACCCTTCAATCTTTTTTATAACATAAAACGCTTAAATTCAAGTCGTTATACAGCTCTCCGGGGTTATTCCAACGGTGGTATATATTTTGCTTTTAATAGTTCAGAAATTAAACAATTCAAAGAAACAAACCATCCAGTTTTTGGATAAGAAAATACCAGGGGAAAAATTCCGGCAGCGGTAACGGAAAAATCATCTATAAACAATGGGGGCGCACGTCATGGCCGACAACTTGGGAAAAACAATTGATCAACTTTGGTTCCGGGTTCAGCTGTTCATTGAAACCACAGGGGAGCAGGAACGGTTCGGGCAGTTGACCGAAAGAGAATTTATCCTGTTGGACTACCTGGATAAGAAAAAGGAAGCCAGCTTTTCCGAGTTGTCCGCTTTTTTCAAGAAAGTCAGCCGCAGCACCATGTCCGGCATCCTGAAAAGATTTCACCAGAAAAAACTGGTTTCCCGCCGGGAAGACCCCCGAGACCTGCGCTCCAATGTCTTTTCCGTGACAGCCAAAGGCCGGCGGATGCTGGAGCCGGTCCGGCAGAGGCAGGCGGAAATCTCACATGTCATCGCGGACTCACTGCAACTGACGCCCGAGGGAACCCGGACGCTGACCGAAGCGATCATGCGGGTGAACCGGACCTTTGATCAATGGATGGCGCTGTCGGGGGTTTCGGAAACCGGGGAATCGGATAAGGACGGTGGGTTGCGGAATTAATGAACAGGGGTATTGAAGAAGGAGAAAGTGTTGCATCTCCACTAAATTAAAATCCGTATAATTTACCATTCATGCTAAAGCCAAACCCCGGGTGACCGGGGGACGGAAAGCAACGGATCTTTAAAAAAAATAAAGACAGCCGGGCCGCCATGAGGGGGACAGGTTTGAAGCCAGGCTGTCTTCAACCGCAGACTGTCCAGCTTTTTATTGGGGGACAGAGAAAGTGAGGGGGATTATGAGAAAAAATAAAAAATTTTGTCTGGTCGCAGTTGCGGTTATGCTTTTTACCGGCGCGGCGGTATTTTCCGCGGCATCGCCTTTAATTCCTTTTCCTTTGCCGGAGAGCGGCGTGAACACCTGCTACGGAAGCAGTGGCGTTCTGCCTTCCTGTCCCCGACCGGGCGAGGATTACTACGGCCAGGACGCCAGTTACACTTTTCACCCGATGTCCTACACCAAGCTGGATGCCAGCGGGAACACTCTTCCGGATTCCGCCACCTCCTGGGCGATTGTACGGGACAATGTCACCGGTCTGCTCTGGGAGGTGAAAACCAACAAAGACGGTATCGTAAACTACAACAATCCCCACGACGCGGATAATGCTTACTCCTGGTATGACAGCAACCCGGCAACCAACGGCGGTGATGCCGGAGAACCCGGAAACGGCACGGACACGGAAGACTTCCTCGCTAAATTAAACAACGCCAATTTCGGCGGCCGTTCCGACTGGCGAATACCCACCCTGGGAGAAATGCTCACTATTAATCATTATAACGTCATTGGCACCGGGATTGATACAAATTATTTCCCGAACTTAAAGCAAATAGGGGATGAGAATATCTACTACAACACCGCTACGACTACGGTATTCTACCCCGGTGGAATTTGGCTGCTCAAGTTCTGTGGACTTGACGCCACCATATTGAACAGCAATAAATTTTTTCAGGAAGCTACTTTCGCGGTGAGCGGGATGAA
Protein-coding regions in this window:
- a CDS encoding cyclodeaminase/cyclohydrolase family protein; the protein is MSMMDYSCKQFLTELASKAAVPGGGGAAALGGAIGMCLSNMVGNLTVGKKKYAEVEDEVKKLMDRGTEIIEKLKELVDKDAEVFEPLSKAYGLPKDTPEQAKQKEITIENCSKVACSVPMEIMRYAYEGIKIHQRMGQIGSMLALSDVGCGVTFLKSALVAGSLNVIINLNTIKDPDFKGKTQTEMDQLINDGSKLADETLNLVITKLKK
- a CDS encoding bifunctional 5,10-methylenetetrahydrofolate dehydrogenase/5,10-methenyltetrahydrofolate cyclohydrolase; the encoded protein is MAEILKAKPVVEAIKAELTEKVAQLKGRGISPKLGIIRVGARPDDLFYEGGAKKTCAGIGMECEVFEYPETIGQEDLEKAVTGVGAKKDVHGILMFFPLPKHLDARKIRELIPVEKDVDCLTTGGAAKIFTDDPTGFPPCTPTACMEMLHFYNVPIKGKKCTVVGRSLVVGKPLAMLLLREHGTVTICHSRTENLAGVCQDAEILIAAVGKAKMVKGNFVKPGQIVIDVGINPDPDNPGKYCGDVDFAEAEPIVARISPVPAGVGSVTTSVLCKQTLKACEQQTA
- a CDS encoding MarR family transcriptional regulator, with amino-acid sequence MADNLGKTIDQLWFRVQLFIETTGEQERFGQLTEREFILLDYLDKKKEASFSELSAFFKKVSRSTMSGILKRFHQKKLVSRREDPRDLRSNVFSVTAKGRRMLEPVRQRQAEISHVIADSLQLTPEGTRTLTEAIMRVNRTFDQWMALSGVSETGESDKDGGLRN
- a CDS encoding TIGR00266 family protein; its protein translation is MTQWFLSYDGNQIGPMDQAQAAAQARKNSNGFAWREGFAQWQPIASVGELTSPQAAQAAMPPPVGASRRSDEIDFKIMGAEMQFVEIELDPGESALAEAGAMMYKDSRVEMQTVFGDGSGTGGGGFMDKLLGAGKRLITGESLFMTVFTNNGQGKAHAAFGAPYPGNIIPVHLKEIGGVLICQKDSFLCAAKGVAIGIFFQKKILTGLFGGEGFIMQKLEGDGLVFMHAGGTVVDRTLKAGETLHVDTGCIVALEPGVQFDIQQAGNIKSALFGGEGLFFATLQGPGRVWLQSLPFSRLAGRMLQAAPQRGGSTGEGSVLGGLGTLLGGDR